CTATGCCGACGCCCTGCAATGGGTGCTGCGGCATCAGACCCTGACCCTGCTGGTGGCGCTGGGCACCCTGGTCCTCACCGTGCTGCTGTACCTGGCCGTGCCCAAGGGCTTCTTTCCGGTGCAGGACACCGGCGCGATCCAGGGCATTTCCGAGGCGCCGCAGAGCATTTCCTTCGCCGCCATGAGCGAGCGCCAGCAGCGCCTGGCCGAGGTGATACTCAAGGACCCGGCGGTAGCCAGCCTGTCGTCCTATATCGGGGTGGACGGCGACAACCCGACGCTGAACAGCGGGCGCCTGCTGATCAACCTCAAGCCGCACCGCGAACGCGAGGTCACGGCCAGCCAGGTGATCGAGCGTCTGCGCCCGGCGCTGGCCAAGGTGCCGGGGATCCAGCTGTACCTGCAGCCGGTACAGGACCTGAGCATCGAGGGACGGGTCAGCCGCACCCAGTACCAGTTCAGCCTCGAGTCACCGGATATGGCGCTGCTGGAGACCTGGACGCCACGGCTGGTCGAGGCTCTGCGCCAGCAGCCGGCCCTCGGCGACGTGGCCAGCGACCTGCAGAACCGCGGCCTGCAGGTGTATCTGGAAATCGACCGCGACGCCGCCGCCCGTCTCGGCGTGAGCATCGCCGACATCGACGATGCCCTGTATGACGCCTTCGGCCAACGGCAGATCTCCACCATCTTCACCCAGGCCAGCCAGTACCGGGTGGTGCTGGAGAGCCAGGGCGCCGGCAGCCTCGGCCCGGCGGCGTTGGAGCAGGTCCATGTACGCAGCGCCAGTGGCCAGCAGGTTCGCCTGTCCGCCCTGGCCAGGATCGAGCAACGCGCGGCGGCGCTGCTGATCAACCATATCGGCCAGTTCCCGGCGGTCACCGTGTCGTTCAACCTGGCCGGCGGCACGTCGCTGGGCGAGGCGGTGGCGGTGATCGAGCAGGTCGAGCAGGCCATCGGCTTGCCGGCCGGCATCCAGAGCCGCTTCCAGGGCGCGGCCGAAGCCTTTCGCAGTTCGCTGTCGAGTACCCTGTTGCTGATCCTGGCGGCGGTGGTGACCATGTACATCGTGCTCGGCGTGCTCTACGAGAGCTACATCCATCCGATCACCATCCTCTCCACGCTGCCCTCGGCCGGGGTCGGGGCCTTGCTGGCGCTGCTGCTGACCGGCAACGACCTGGGCCTGATCGCCGTCATCGGCATCATCCTGCTGATCGGCATCGTCAAGAAGAACGCCATCATGATGATCGACTTCGCCCTGGAGGCCGAACGCCAGCAGGGCATGGCCCCCGAGGCGGCGATCTACCAGGCCGCCTTGCTGCGCTTCCGGCCGATTCTGATGACCACCCTGGCGGCGCTGTTCGGCGCCATTCCGCTGATGCTGGCCAGTGGTTCCGGGGCGGAGCTGCGCCAGCCCCTGGGCCTGGTCATGGTCGGTGGGCTATTGCTCAGTCAGCTGCTCACACTGTTCACCACGCCGGTGATCTACCTCTGGTTCGACCGCCTGGCGCGTCGCCTCGGCGGGCGCAGCGCGGCGGGTGTCCTGGTCGAACCATGAACCTCTCGGCGCCCTTTATCCGCCGGCCGGTGGCGACCCTGCTGCTGAGCCTGGCCATCCTCCTGCTCGGCGGCCTGACCTTCGGTTTGCTGCCGGTGGCGCCGCTGCCGCAGATGGACTTTCCGGCCATAGTGGTCGACGCCAACCTGCCGGGCGCCAGTCCCCAGGTCATGGCCTCCAGCGTGGCCACGCCGCTGGAGCGCTCGCTCGGGACCATCGCCGGCATCAGCGAAATGACCAGTCGCAGCAGCCAGGGCAACACGCGGATCATCCTGCTGTTCGACATCGACCGGGATGTCGACGCCGCCGCCCGCGAGGTGCAGGCGGCGATCAATGCCGCGCGCAACCTGCTGCCCAGCGGCATGCGCAGCATGCCCAGCTACCGCAAGATCAATCCCTCGCAGGCGCCGATCATGGTGCTGTCACTGACCTCGCCGCTGTTACACAAAGGGGAGCTGTACGACCTGGCGGCCACCGTGCTGGGGCAGAAGCTGGCCCAGGTCAAGGGCGTCGGCGAGGTGCAGGTCGGCGGCAGCTCGCTGCCGGCGGTGCGCGTGGCCCTGGAGCCGCGCCTGCTGGATCACTACGGCATCGCGCTGGACGAGGTCCGCGAGGCCATCACCCAGGCCAACCTCGATCGCCCCAAGGGCGCCCTGGAAGATGATGCCCGTCACTGGCAGATCCAGGCCAACGACCAGCTGGACAAGGCCGCCGACTACCGCCCGCTGATCATCCGCTACCAGAACGGCGCGGCGGTGCGCCTGGGCGACGTCGCCACGGTCAGCGACGGCGTGCAGGACCGCTACAACAGCGGCTTCTACAACGACCACGAGGCGGTGTTGCTGGTGATCAATCGCCAGGCCGGCGCCAATATCATCGTAACCATCGCCGACATCCGCGCCCAGCTGCCGGCCCTGCAGGCGGTGTTGCCGGCCAGCGTCACCCTGGAGGTGGCGATGGACCGCTCGCCGGTGATCCGCGCCACCCTGCATGAAGCCGAGCGCACCCTGCTGATCGCCGTGGCCCTGGTGACCCTGGTGGTGTTCGCCTTCCTCGGCCGCTGGCGCGCCGCGCTGATCCCGGCGTTGGCGGTGCCGGTATCGCTGGTCGGCACCTTCGCCCTGATGTACCTGCTGGACTTCTCCCTGAACAACCTGTCGCTGATGGCCCTGATCATCGCCACCGGTCTGGTGGTGGACGACGCCATCGTGGTGCTGGAGAACATCTCGCGGCATATCGAGGCGGGCGAAACGCCCATGGCGGCGGCGTTCAAGGGCTCGCGGGAAGTCGGCTTCACCCTGTTGTCGATGAACCTGTCGCTGGTCGTGGTGTTTCTCTCGATCCTGTTCATGGGGGGCATCGTCAGCAAGCTGTTCCACGAGTTCTCCATCACCCTGGCGGTGGCCATCCTGATTTCCATGCTGGTGTCGCTGACCCTGACGCCGATGCTCTGTGCCCGCTGGCTCAAGGCCGAACGGGCTGAGCGCCAGCAGGGCCCCTTGCAGCGCTTCGGCGCGCGCCTGCAATCGCGGGTGCTGGCGGCCTACGGGCGGGGCCTGGACTGGGCCCTGCGCCATCACCGGCTGACCCTGCTGAGCCTGCTGGCGACCGTGGCGTTCAACGTGTTTCTCTTCGTGGAGGTGCCGAAGACCTTCCTGCCGCAGCAGGACACCGGTCAGTTGATCGGCTTCGTGCGCGGCGACGATGGCCTGTCCTTTCAGGTCATGCAGCCGAAGATGGAGATCTACCGACGCGCCTTGCTGGCCGACCCGGCCGTGCAGAGCGTGGCGGGTTTTATCGGCGGCAACAGCGGAATCAACAACGCCTTTCTGGTGGTGCGCCTCAAACCCATGGCCGAGCGCGACCTGTCCGCCCAGCAGGTGATCGAGCGCCTGCGCGCCGACCTGCCCAAGGTACCGGGAGGGCGGCTGTTCCTCATGCCGGACCAGGACCTGCAGTTCGGCGGACGCCAGGGCCGCAGCTCGGAGAACGAATACGTGCTGATGGCCAGCGAGCTGGACGACCTCAACGCCTGGCTGCCGAAAGTGCGCGACGCCCTGGCGGCACTGCCGGAGCTGACCGGCATCGATGCCAACGAGGGCGAGGGTGCCCAGCAGATTCGCCTGCTGGTGGACCGCGACGCCGCCAGGCGCCTGGGGGTGGACATGAGCATGATCACCGCGGTGCTGAACAACGCGTTCAGCCAGCGGCAGATCTCCACCATCTATGACAGCCTCAATCAGTACAGCGTGGTCATGGAAATCAACCCGAAGTACGCCGAGTACCCCGAGACCCTCGCGCAGATCCAGGTGATCGGCGCCGACGGCCAGCGGGTGCCGCTGTCGAGCTTCGCCAGTTGGACGCGCAGCCTGGAAGAGGACCGGGTCAACCATCAGGGCCAGTTCGCCGCCGACAGCATCGGTTATTCCCTGGCGCCAGGGGTGACCCAGGAACAGGCCAATGCCGCCATCGCCCGGGCGGTGGCGCAGGTCAATCTGCCGACCGAGGTGCAGGGCAGCCTGGGCGGCACCGGCGGCGCCTTCGCCAGTGCCGCCAAGGGGCAGCCGTTGATGATTCTCGGTGCCTTGCTGGTGGTCTACATCGTGCTGGGCATCCTCTACGAGAGCTACATCCACCCGCTGACCATTCTCTCGACGCTGCCCTCGGCCGGGGTCGGCGCCTTGCTGGCGATCATCCTCACCGGCGGCGAGTTCAGCCTGATCTCCCTGCTCGGACTCTTCCTGCTGATCGGTGTGGTGAAGAAGAACGCCATCCTGATGATCGACCTGGCCCT
The genomic region above belongs to Pseudomonas benzenivorans and contains:
- a CDS encoding MdtB/MuxB family multidrug efflux RND transporter permease subunit translates to MNASRLFILRPVATTLLMLAIFLLGLIAYRLLPVSALPQVDYPTIRVLTLYPGASPEVMTSAVTAPLERQFGQMPGLQQMSSASSGGASVITLRFALAVDLDVAEQQVQAAINGATNLLPKDLPAPPVYNKVNPADTPVLSLAISSATLPLTEVHDLVDTRMAQKIAQISGVGLVSLAGGQRPAVRIRVDPQALASHGLNLSDVRALITASNVNQPKGNFDGPTRVSQLDANDQLKSADEYRGLILKYENAAALRLEDVASVVDGAENRRLAAWADRNETVLLTIQRQPGANVIEVVDRIHKLLPSITAGLPASLEVKVLTDRTQTIRAAISDVQFELLLAIALVVLVTFLFLRKLSATLIPSIVVPLSLIGTFALMYLAGFSINNLTLMALTIATGFVVDDAIVMLENISRHLEAGETPLNAALKGAKQIGFTLVSLTLSLIAVLIPLLFMADVVGRLFREFAITLAVAILISLLVSLTLTPMMCARLLKQEKEADQGRFYRASGAFIDGLIARYADALQWVLRHQTLTLLVALGTLVLTVLLYLAVPKGFFPVQDTGAIQGISEAPQSISFAAMSERQQRLAEVILKDPAVASLSSYIGVDGDNPTLNSGRLLINLKPHREREVTASQVIERLRPALAKVPGIQLYLQPVQDLSIEGRVSRTQYQFSLESPDMALLETWTPRLVEALRQQPALGDVASDLQNRGLQVYLEIDRDAAARLGVSIADIDDALYDAFGQRQISTIFTQASQYRVVLESQGAGSLGPAALEQVHVRSASGQQVRLSALARIEQRAAALLINHIGQFPAVTVSFNLAGGTSLGEAVAVIEQVEQAIGLPAGIQSRFQGAAEAFRSSLSSTLLLILAAVVTMYIVLGVLYESYIHPITILSTLPSAGVGALLALLLTGNDLGLIAVIGIILLIGIVKKNAIMMIDFALEAERQQGMAPEAAIYQAALLRFRPILMTTLAALFGAIPLMLASGSGAELRQPLGLVMVGGLLLSQLLTLFTTPVIYLWFDRLARRLGGRSAAGVLVEP
- a CDS encoding efflux RND transporter permease subunit; amino-acid sequence: MNLSAPFIRRPVATLLLSLAILLLGGLTFGLLPVAPLPQMDFPAIVVDANLPGASPQVMASSVATPLERSLGTIAGISEMTSRSSQGNTRIILLFDIDRDVDAAAREVQAAINAARNLLPSGMRSMPSYRKINPSQAPIMVLSLTSPLLHKGELYDLAATVLGQKLAQVKGVGEVQVGGSSLPAVRVALEPRLLDHYGIALDEVREAITQANLDRPKGALEDDARHWQIQANDQLDKAADYRPLIIRYQNGAAVRLGDVATVSDGVQDRYNSGFYNDHEAVLLVINRQAGANIIVTIADIRAQLPALQAVLPASVTLEVAMDRSPVIRATLHEAERTLLIAVALVTLVVFAFLGRWRAALIPALAVPVSLVGTFALMYLLDFSLNNLSLMALIIATGLVVDDAIVVLENISRHIEAGETPMAAAFKGSREVGFTLLSMNLSLVVVFLSILFMGGIVSKLFHEFSITLAVAILISMLVSLTLTPMLCARWLKAERAERQQGPLQRFGARLQSRVLAAYGRGLDWALRHHRLTLLSLLATVAFNVFLFVEVPKTFLPQQDTGQLIGFVRGDDGLSFQVMQPKMEIYRRALLADPAVQSVAGFIGGNSGINNAFLVVRLKPMAERDLSAQQVIERLRADLPKVPGGRLFLMPDQDLQFGGRQGRSSENEYVLMASELDDLNAWLPKVRDALAALPELTGIDANEGEGAQQIRLLVDRDAARRLGVDMSMITAVLNNAFSQRQISTIYDSLNQYSVVMEINPKYAEYPETLAQIQVIGADGQRVPLSSFASWTRSLEEDRVNHQGQFAADSIGYSLAPGVTQEQANAAIARAVAQVNLPTEVQGSLGGTGGAFASAAKGQPLMILGALLVVYIVLGILYESYIHPLTILSTLPSAGVGALLAIILTGGEFSLISLLGLFLLIGVVKKNAILMIDLALQLERQERLSPQESIRRACLLRFRPIIMTTLAALLGALPLLLGMAEGAEMRQPLGLTIVGGLILSQLLTLFTTPVVYLYLDRLRHRVNRWRGVPSDAALEIPL